The following DNA comes from candidate division WOR-3 bacterium.
AATATCGGCAGTGAGATCATCACGGAAAATTTGAAGAACGGCTCTTTTGATTATGAACAGGTGAAAAAGGATGTTTATCAGATTCTCCAGCACCGCGTGAAGCCGGAATTTCTCAACCGTGTCGACGAAATAATCGTATTCAAACCTCTTGAATTTGAAGAGATCAAGGCGATCGTCGAGCTTGAACTCAACAAGGTCGTAAAAAAGGTCAAGGAGTTCGGTTATGAGATCGACTTCACGGAAAATTTAAAAGACTATCTCGGCCATGAGGGGTTTGATCCGATGTACGGTGCACGACCCCTGCGTCGGGCAATTCAGAGGTTGATTGAAAATCCGCTTTCACGGAATATCATCGCCGGAAAGTTTCAAAAAGGTCAGAAGATCACCGCGGACATTTCCGAAGGTAAAGTCGTCTTTAAATAACCCACCCGCACATCTTAAGCGCTTGATTTTCCCGTAAATTTATAATATAATCGGGCATGCCCGAACTGCCTGAACTTGAGGTTTTACAGAGGCGTCTTCTTTGTCGGATAAAGGGCAAAGAAGTCGAACAGATGTGTATATTAAAACCCTATGTGTTGAAAAATTACTTTACGCGGAAACTTGCCGGTGAAAAGATCGAGAACATCAAAAGAAGGGGTAAGTATCTTGTAATCGAGTTGACCGAACATAAAATCATCCTGCATCTGATGCTGAGGGGTTCTATTCGTTTTCTGGAGGTTCCTGAAAAAATCAGGGGTTCGGCGGCATTGGTTTTAAAATTCACCGATGGTTCGTTGCTGGAAGTGAGCGAAAGAGGTCATAAAAAGCGGGTCTCGGTTCATATCCTTGCCGGGAATGAATCGACGGCACGACTGCAGTCTCTCGGTGCAGAACCTCTGGCTTCGGACTTTACAGAAGGGCTGTTCAAAGAACTGCTTCTTAAATCGAGACAACACCTTAAGACGTTCCTTCGCAACCAGTCATTGATTGCAGGTATTGGAAACGCCTATGCCGATGAGATATTGTGGCATGCCCGATTGTCTCCGTTCAAGAATACAGTACACCTTGATGACAGGGAGGCGAAAAGGTTGTATTGTGCGGTTCGTGAAGTTTTGAAACGGGCAATCAGGGAGATAGAGAAGAGAGGGGGGTCGGAGAAGAGGGATTTTTTGAAGATACACGGTCGCAAGGGGTTTGCCTGTCCGCGCTGCGGTGAAGATATTCAGACCATCAGTTATTCTGACAGTGAAACATACTACTGTGCGAAGTGTCAGACCGGGGGCAGAAAATTAAAGGACAGACGACTCTCAAAGTTCTATCGGTGAATTTGAAAGGAGGTAACGATGAATTACGAACAGGAAAAAAAGATGCACATTTCATTTTGCGGGTCATATTGTCATATGTGTGACTGGCATACAGGTAAAATAAAGAAGACTGCAAAAGCCGCCCTTGATATGATAAACGAATTCAATGGTTTCGGCAGGTTATTGAAGGACAAAGTCGATGTCGAAAACTTGAAGAAGGGATTGGAGATTCTCGCTGATTCAAGTATATGCTCGGGATGCAAGGCGGAGACCGGAGCTGATGCACGGTGCGCCATAAGAAAGTGCTGTTCAGCAAAAGGATATGATTTATGCAATGAATGTCCGGAATTTCCCTGTGATACATTGAAGAACAATCCCGGGGTGATCAAGTGGCACTGCCTTGAGAATCTTGAGGAGATAAAGAAGAACGGACTTGAGGATTGGATTGCAAAGCAGTGGACAGAGTACATAGCAGGTATGACATAGACCGATGATTCAACTCGACGGCGGCTATTTAGAAGGCGGCGGACAGATTCTCAGAACAGGGATCGCCCTGTCGGCGGTGACCCGTCAGGCGGTGCGTGTTTTTAATATAAGGAAAGGACGGGAAAAACCCGGTTTACGACCCCAGCACCTGCAGGGGATTATTGCAGCCGCTGAGATATGCGGAGCGGATGTGAGTGGTCTGCACCCGGGTGCCCTCGAGGTCGATTTTTCTCCCAGAAAGATAAAGGGGGGAAGGTATTCCATCGATACAAAGACCGCAGGTTCTGTCTCTTTGATCCTTCAAACATTGATACCGATGGTCTTTTTTGCAGACTCCCCTTTTGAGTTGATAATCCGTGGTGGAACCGCTGTTCCTTTCAGTCCCACGATAGAGTATTTAAAAAAAGTCGGCGGCTATTTTTTGGGACTCACCGGTATTTCTCTGAACATTGAAATAAAACGTCACGGATTCTATCCTGGAGGCGGTGGTGAAATTTTCGTAAAGGTTGAAATCGGCGGCGTGAGGAATATAGAAAAGGTTGAACGCGGCGCATTTGAGAAGATCGGGCTTATCGCCGTGGCTTCCAATCACCTGAAAGAAGCACGGGTTGCAGAGAGGATGATCTCCGGTTTTACCCGGATTTTGTCTGATGTTGATGCTGATTTCAGGTATGTGGACACACGGACCCCGGGTTGTTTCATCGTCGCTTATGCCTGTTTCGCCGATTCGATACTGGGCGCCGATGAATTGGGCCGGCCCGGTAAGAGGGCGGAGCTGGTCGGTGAGGGTGCGGCGCGGTCATTGAAAAAAGAGATTGATTCGGGTGCAGCCGTGGATTCCTGGATGGTGGATCAGATAATTCCTTATATGGCGTTGAGCACGTACCTCACGGACAGGGAGTCGAAGGTAAAGATTCCTTTGATGACGAAGCATGCGGAAACCAATATCTGGGTTGTCGAAAAATTCTTACCTGTCGAGTTCACGCTGCAGGAAAATATTGTCATCTGCCGCAAAAAAATATCTGACGATGGGTAAAGTACTCATTTATCTTTAGCTTTCTTTTTCGAGCCCCATTCTTTTTGTTTAAAACCCAGCTTTTCCTCAACTGACCGATTTCTCTTCTTCATAATAATTGCTCTCTTTAATACTTGTAGCTTAACAAGCATTCAAATATACCTCTACAAATCCACCGTGTCCAGTCCCTAAGGGTCTCAGTATAATTTCTTAAACCACCCAATGTTTAAATACAATTATACAATTGCATATA
Coding sequences within:
- a CDS encoding type VI secretion system ATPase TssH, which codes for NIGSEIITENLKNGSFDYEQVKKDVYQILQHRVKPEFLNRVDEIIVFKPLEFEEIKAIVELELNKVVKKVKEFGYEIDFTENLKDYLGHEGFDPMYGARPLRRAIQRLIENPLSRNIIAGKFQKGQKITADISEGKVVFK
- a CDS encoding Fpg/Nei family DNA glycosylase; the protein is MPELPELEVLQRRLLCRIKGKEVEQMCILKPYVLKNYFTRKLAGEKIENIKRRGKYLVIELTEHKIILHLMLRGSIRFLEVPEKIRGSAALVLKFTDGSLLEVSERGHKKRVSVHILAGNESTARLQSLGAEPLASDFTEGLFKELLLKSRQHLKTFLRNQSLIAGIGNAYADEILWHARLSPFKNTVHLDDREAKRLYCAVREVLKRAIREIEKRGGSEKRDFLKIHGRKGFACPRCGEDIQTISYSDSETYYCAKCQTGGRKLKDRRLSKFYR
- a CDS encoding DUF3795 domain-containing protein gives rise to the protein MNYEQEKKMHISFCGSYCHMCDWHTGKIKKTAKAALDMINEFNGFGRLLKDKVDVENLKKGLEILADSSICSGCKAETGADARCAIRKCCSAKGYDLCNECPEFPCDTLKNNPGVIKWHCLENLEEIKKNGLEDWIAKQWTEYIAGMT
- a CDS encoding RNA 3'-terminal phosphate cyclase, encoding MIQLDGGYLEGGGQILRTGIALSAVTRQAVRVFNIRKGREKPGLRPQHLQGIIAAAEICGADVSGLHPGALEVDFSPRKIKGGRYSIDTKTAGSVSLILQTLIPMVFFADSPFELIIRGGTAVPFSPTIEYLKKVGGYFLGLTGISLNIEIKRHGFYPGGGGEIFVKVEIGGVRNIEKVERGAFEKIGLIAVASNHLKEARVAERMISGFTRILSDVDADFRYVDTRTPGCFIVAYACFADSILGADELGRPGKRAELVGEGAARSLKKEIDSGAAVDSWMVDQIIPYMALSTYLTDRESKVKIPLMTKHAETNIWVVEKFLPVEFTLQENIVICRKKISDDG